TATTACTAGTCTTGTCTGTTGACCCCGTGGTCTCAACGGTGAGGTTAGAGATCTTGGAAGTAATTGCAGAAGTTGCATTCGACACTGCATAAGTTGCCGTACACACTACATTACATGCTGCTGGAACCAGCTTTTCTGACACTGTTTCTGTCATTGTCTTACGAGTTGGCTCCTGACCATCTCTCGCCTCTGCAATTTTGGCACTGCTTCCAATGATATGCTTTTCAGTTGATGCTGTGATTTCTCGCGGATGCTGCTTTACATATTCCTTGCATTCTTCAGGTGCTTGTGCTGATTCATAAACTGAGCACAAAACTATAGTTTAGTCATTCAAGTTAGACATGCTTATAAAGAAATTATTAGTTCATTAATATGCACTGAAAATATTGACTAGTGAGGTGAATGAGATTTACTTGGAGCTCCGAGGTATTCTGGATCTTCGTCAATTTCATCTTCATCCAAGTTAACTTCCATAGAGAGGACGGTTTTATCATCGTCGTCCTCATTGTCAGTTTCATTTTTGTTTCCCGTTTCATATTCACTATCAATATTGCTCTGCCTGATTCTCTTGCTGCTTAGTGTGCTCTTGAGCTTCTTAGCCGTGTCCCTAAATTTATTAAGCACCCGCGATTTTCTGTTGGGTGCAGGATCACCAGCATCCAAGTCATTGTGTTTCCCAGAAGTCAAACAAGCCTGATTTGCTGAACTATCAGCTGCAAAACAAATTTTGATATATTGTTAAATTCTACTATAGTAATCCTATAAAATTAAATCAAGTCCACACAAGTTATATGCATGCAAACAAGTTTTCTGAAAGATGAATTAAGCTATGCAAAGAGATATATTTTATCCAAGGTAAAAAGTAATAAATAACATGTCTCTCTCTATCTCTCACACACGGGCGGAACTAAGGTCCAGGGAGTCCCCGGCTCCCTGGATTTTACATTACTAGATATTCCATTTTTTTACGAGAATATGAGTAGCGTAAATGAGCTGTAGGATAATTTTTCTGCGATCCTGCTCTAGAGGCAAAATGTACCTTGTAAAAGTTCTGGGATGGTCTGTGCTTGAGAAGTTGAGCATGTTGAGGCTGGGGTTTTGAATGAACAACTACTTTTTGATGCATCAACTAATTGAGCCATAGTTGAACAATAGGTTCAAATGCTTATATTAATTTTCCTATTGAAACATTAATTGATAAACAAAGTAGAGAACAAAAAGTTGAAAGAAGAACTCGTGTTTGTACATTGAATATAAATACAAGATTTGCAATGAACTAGTGATCTATATACTTTCATGCATTTCTTTTCGGACACAACACAATATCTTGTGAAGCTAAATAAGCTTTTGGATTCTATTTTTATATATGGCACAACAATTTTCATTGCATCATTTCTCAAATATATATCTGCATATATGGACCAAGTCTTTTGTCAAATATTTCTGATCTTGTGTTTCAACTTTTAAGATTTGCATATGAAATACGGGATACTTTCAGCACCCAATATCAAGGAAAGGTCAAATACGGGTTTAtaattgaaataattaaaaatttataataGGTTGCTTCGCTAAACATATATTCCTGATATTTTTACCTTGAACTGTAACAAGTGAAGTGAAGCTATAATTGATTCCACAGAACCCACTAATATCCAGCAAATCCCAAAGAAATGCAAGTTGGAGATGCGAATAACAGGTCCAATAACCGTGATTTTAAAGAGGTGTCCAAAAACATATACCCTTCAAATGATGCTGGGTGGTCAATGCTCATCTTTACAACAATGGTTCCAATTTTCAAAAGAACCCACCCATTTGGAATTTCCTAGGCCACTTGTTCTAATTCTCGGATAACATCCTTTTCCGCTAGTCGGAAAACAAGAATGACAAAAAAAAAGAAGCTAAAGTGTCATGTTTCTTGCGATCGTGCCACAAATCAACACATTCCACAGATTTGAACTTCTGTTGCGATactaaaatcataaaaaaaaacaAGATCTCTTCATATTAGATGGAACTATGGAACCACATTAGTATAGACCAATCTTTAGGCCAAAGTGTATAATCAATCAATCACCTCCCAGTTCACATGCTAACAAAGTATTAATCTATCAGAATATAGATATGAACATTAGAATAATGGATCAGCATTAAGAAGTCTGACCTAGCATCATACAGTAAATTATATGCAGCATAAGCATTTAGTACTACATTGTTACAAATTTACACAAAAGATTGAAAGAAACATTGACATTCTGAATCCACGAAAGTATATGCCCAGCCCTCTATAATAAGCCAGACATAGAGTATATCTCACATGAAATTACAGTGGGGAGGGTGAAAGGTTTAAAAAAAAGTTATTTACAATTAATTCCTAAAAGTAGACGTGTTTGTACACAAACCCTCAACGAAATAAACGCATATACCTGCCCCTAATATTTGTCAAATATACACATCAGCCTTTTTACTAAATTTTCTCCATGTACCCCGCCAATATCCAATCGTTTTTCAGCTCAGTATGCCCTCTGTTCTCATCTTCCAGCTTAGTATATCGTTGGAAACAATCATCACTGGACACCTTGATCAGGGTGTTAGGTGCATGATTTTGAACATTCGTAGCATCAAAACAACAAGTAACTCAAACAAAAACATCCAAATACAAAATTATCAAGTCACAGACAAATACACATCAATCTTACATACATAATTATATGTATGAACCAACAAATA
The sequence above is drawn from the Apium graveolens cultivar Ventura chromosome 2, ASM990537v1, whole genome shotgun sequence genome and encodes:
- the LOC141688117 gene encoding uncharacterized protein LOC141688117 yields the protein MAQLVDASKSSCSFKTPASTCSTSQAQTIPELLQADSSANQACLTSGKHNDLDAGDPAPNRKSRVLNKFRDTAKKLKSTLSSKRIRQSNIDSEYETGNKNETDNEDDDDKTVLSMEVNLDEDEIDEDPEYLGAPIYESAQAPEECKEYVKQHPREITASTEKHIIGSSAKIAEARDGQEPTRKTMTETVSEKLVPAACNVVCTATYAVSNATSAITSKISNLTVETTGSTDKTSNSSSGDASSGSGGQTHMYDKGVSVKEYLMQKLEPGEDEKALSQVIKDAISPKASDQVGMVVEKMKEAVNSYLQPSSDSATKASESSGQTNVSTDQMSSSKKSLTASKTFTTARDIPSKASKQNAIAAEAKSYSLPGKSSDPDKMKSKSCNATSNLKLSSFIPISTNSEEGTDTENHGRILQTN